One window of Leucoraja erinacea ecotype New England chromosome 14, Leri_hhj_1, whole genome shotgun sequence genomic DNA carries:
- the LOC129703588 gene encoding E3 ubiquitin-protein ligase MSL2-like isoform X1: MDIGDAAVTGHRSKSDRKGARRRRRRQQQQQQRSGLPGRCSDAAMNPVNATSLYVSTCRYIMQCEPQDPGSFPELYKLLPYLRQSLSCCVCGNLLKDPIAPTNSTCQHYVCKLCKGKKMMMKPSCSWCKDYEQFEENIQLNILVRCYKKLCEYVAESPISQHLTTVMDGAPDILNLLQEGLLLDEERQGAAASASALNLSNSPTPSTSECTSDLEMAATPQIIENIQDCEQVSSNTELTCSSFNGLPGCNGLSVGEFTVNIFSSENSERLNTSCMAEDFKSRDISDSLQAVSEVVSCSNVDVVGVDICSYGEDIKPNGSLLLTGGHVYQDLETVSNDLDACSNYSQPISEAITPNGPLLDAKPISLPSINSIFVSSNAPPHGIPCVAATPKIVRMNRKRSRSESDSEKIQPLPISRIIHGPPLGAAAPVPAKRETKLSTETVVTVPNGGTLKVGKPLLATSKNVKKHAEHGAKKSHSKVKQGTTKSKTKEKVHSSTIMPGSPSKIAYKKPPEKKGCKCGRATQNPSVLTCRGQRCPCYSNRKACLDCICRGCQNSYMANGEKKLEAFAVPEKALEQTRLTVGISLTSISNAVRNASTSASVINVTTGSPIPTFLAASPHDDKNLDETIDYRYDC; encoded by the exons ATGGACATTGGCGACGCCGCGGTAACCGGGCATCGGAGTAAAAGCGATCGGAAAGGCGCTCGGCGGCggaggcggcggcagcagcaacaacaacaacgcAGCGGCCTCCCCGGCCGCTGCTCGGACGCCGCCATGAATCCGGTGAACGCCACCAGCCTGTACGTTTCGACATGCCGCTACATCATGCAGTGCGAGCCGCAGGATCCCGGCTCGTTTCCCGAGCTTTACAAACTGCTGCCTTACCTGCGCCAGTCCCTTTCCTGCTGTGTCTGCG GAAACCTACTGAAAGATCCAATTGCACCTACAAACTCCACTTGCCAGCATTACGTCTGCAAACTGTGTAAAGGCAAAAAGATGATGATGAAGCCCTCCTGTAGTTGGTGCAAAGATTATGAACAGTTTGAGGAAAATATACAGCTGAACATACTGGTGCGTTGCTACAAAAAACTATGTGAATATGTAGCTGAATCCCCAATTTCACAGCACCTCACTACAGTAATGGATGGTGCGCCTGACATTTTAAACCTGCTGCAAGAGGGGCTCTTATTGGATGAAGAGAGACAAGGGGCTGCTGCTTCGGCAAGTGCTTTAAATTTATCAAATTCACCGACCCCGTCGACCTCGgaatgcaccagtgacctggAAATGGCGGCTACACCACAAATCATTGAAAATATTCAAGACTGTGAGCAAGTTTCAAGTAATACTGAATTAACCTGCTCTAGTTTCAATGGGTTGCCTGGTTGCAACGGACTTTCTGTAGGCGAATTTACTGTAAATATTTTTTCTTCTGAAAATTCAGAAAGGCTCAATACATCCTGCATGGCAGAGGACTTCAAAAGTAGGGACATTTCTGACAGTTTGCAGGCAGTCAGCGAAGTAGTTTCTTGTAGTAATGTTGATGTAGTGGGTGTTGACATTTGCAGTTATGGTGAAGACATAAAGCCTAATGGCTCTTTGTTACTTACTGGTGGACATGTATATCAAGACCTAGAAACAGTTTCAAATGATCTAGATGCCTGTAGCAATTATTCACAACCGATTTCTGAGGCAATTACACCCAATGGACCTCTCTTAGATGCCAAACCTATCTCCTTGCCTTCTATAAACAGTATTTTTGTTTCTAGCAACGCACCCCCTCATGGTATTCCCTGTGTAGCAGCAACACCCAAAATAGTACGGATGAATCGGAAGCGATCTCGATCTGAGAGCGACAGTGAAAAGATTCAGCCCCTACCTATTTCCAGAATTATACATGGCCCACCGTTAGGGGCTGCTGCTCCTGTTCCTGCCAAACGCGAGACTAAGTTGTCCACAGAAACTGTCGTCACTGTGCCAAACGGGGGCACACTAAAAGTGGGCAAACCTTTGCTTGCGACcagtaaaaatgttaaaaagcACGCAGAACATGGAGCAAAGAAATCGCACTCAAAAGTAAAGCAGGGAACAACCAAATCTAAAACCAAGGAGAAGGTTCATAGCAGTACTATAATGCCTGGTAGCCCATCAAAAATAGCATACAAAAAACCCCCAGAGAAGAAGGGGTGCAAGTGTGGACGTGCAACACAAAACCCAAGTGTTCTTACTTGTCGTGGGCAACGTTGCCCTTGTTATTCAAATCGCAAGGCCTGTTTGGACTGCATTTGTCGTGGATGCCAGAACTCGTACATGGCCAATGGTGAGAAAAAGTTGGAGGCTTTTGCCGTGCCAGAGAAGGCCTTGGAGCAGACCAGGCTTACAGTGGGCATCAGTCTAACCAGTATCAGCAATGCGGTGCGGAATGCAAGCACGAGCGCAAGTGTCATCAATGTGACAACTGGGTCGCCAATACCTACTTTCCTAGCTGCCAGTCCACATGACGACAAAAACTTGGATGAAACTATTGACTATAGATATGACTGTTAG
- the LOC129703588 gene encoding E3 ubiquitin-protein ligase MSL2-like isoform X2: MMMKPSCSWCKDYEQFEENIQLNILVRCYKKLCEYVAESPISQHLTTVMDGAPDILNLLQEGLLLDEERQGAAASASALNLSNSPTPSTSECTSDLEMAATPQIIENIQDCEQVSSNTELTCSSFNGLPGCNGLSVGEFTVNIFSSENSERLNTSCMAEDFKSRDISDSLQAVSEVVSCSNVDVVGVDICSYGEDIKPNGSLLLTGGHVYQDLETVSNDLDACSNYSQPISEAITPNGPLLDAKPISLPSINSIFVSSNAPPHGIPCVAATPKIVRMNRKRSRSESDSEKIQPLPISRIIHGPPLGAAAPVPAKRETKLSTETVVTVPNGGTLKVGKPLLATSKNVKKHAEHGAKKSHSKVKQGTTKSKTKEKVHSSTIMPGSPSKIAYKKPPEKKGCKCGRATQNPSVLTCRGQRCPCYSNRKACLDCICRGCQNSYMANGEKKLEAFAVPEKALEQTRLTVGISLTSISNAVRNASTSASVINVTTGSPIPTFLAASPHDDKNLDETIDYRYDC, encoded by the coding sequence ATGATGATGAAGCCCTCCTGTAGTTGGTGCAAAGATTATGAACAGTTTGAGGAAAATATACAGCTGAACATACTGGTGCGTTGCTACAAAAAACTATGTGAATATGTAGCTGAATCCCCAATTTCACAGCACCTCACTACAGTAATGGATGGTGCGCCTGACATTTTAAACCTGCTGCAAGAGGGGCTCTTATTGGATGAAGAGAGACAAGGGGCTGCTGCTTCGGCAAGTGCTTTAAATTTATCAAATTCACCGACCCCGTCGACCTCGgaatgcaccagtgacctggAAATGGCGGCTACACCACAAATCATTGAAAATATTCAAGACTGTGAGCAAGTTTCAAGTAATACTGAATTAACCTGCTCTAGTTTCAATGGGTTGCCTGGTTGCAACGGACTTTCTGTAGGCGAATTTACTGTAAATATTTTTTCTTCTGAAAATTCAGAAAGGCTCAATACATCCTGCATGGCAGAGGACTTCAAAAGTAGGGACATTTCTGACAGTTTGCAGGCAGTCAGCGAAGTAGTTTCTTGTAGTAATGTTGATGTAGTGGGTGTTGACATTTGCAGTTATGGTGAAGACATAAAGCCTAATGGCTCTTTGTTACTTACTGGTGGACATGTATATCAAGACCTAGAAACAGTTTCAAATGATCTAGATGCCTGTAGCAATTATTCACAACCGATTTCTGAGGCAATTACACCCAATGGACCTCTCTTAGATGCCAAACCTATCTCCTTGCCTTCTATAAACAGTATTTTTGTTTCTAGCAACGCACCCCCTCATGGTATTCCCTGTGTAGCAGCAACACCCAAAATAGTACGGATGAATCGGAAGCGATCTCGATCTGAGAGCGACAGTGAAAAGATTCAGCCCCTACCTATTTCCAGAATTATACATGGCCCACCGTTAGGGGCTGCTGCTCCTGTTCCTGCCAAACGCGAGACTAAGTTGTCCACAGAAACTGTCGTCACTGTGCCAAACGGGGGCACACTAAAAGTGGGCAAACCTTTGCTTGCGACcagtaaaaatgttaaaaagcACGCAGAACATGGAGCAAAGAAATCGCACTCAAAAGTAAAGCAGGGAACAACCAAATCTAAAACCAAGGAGAAGGTTCATAGCAGTACTATAATGCCTGGTAGCCCATCAAAAATAGCATACAAAAAACCCCCAGAGAAGAAGGGGTGCAAGTGTGGACGTGCAACACAAAACCCAAGTGTTCTTACTTGTCGTGGGCAACGTTGCCCTTGTTATTCAAATCGCAAGGCCTGTTTGGACTGCATTTGTCGTGGATGCCAGAACTCGTACATGGCCAATGGTGAGAAAAAGTTGGAGGCTTTTGCCGTGCCAGAGAAGGCCTTGGAGCAGACCAGGCTTACAGTGGGCATCAGTCTAACCAGTATCAGCAATGCGGTGCGGAATGCAAGCACGAGCGCAAGTGTCATCAATGTGACAACTGGGTCGCCAATACCTACTTTCCTAGCTGCCAGTCCACATGACGACAAAAACTTGGATGAAACTATTGACTATAGATATGACTGTTAG